The DNA region AGCCGCTTTGCGTACCTTTTAACCGAAAAAGGGTACCGGGTAGATCAGATTCTTACCCTTACATTTACAAAGAAAGCTGCGGCGGAAATGTACCAGCGTATTTACAGTACCCTCAGTTTTATTGCAACAAATGATCCTGGTATCAAAGGGGAGCGGGCGAGAGAGGGTATACGCGAATTTACCCATGCCAGAATACAAACCCTGGATTCTTACAGTGTTTCTATTGTCAAACAGGCGTCATCCCGGTACGGTATACGCCCTGACTTTACCAATGATGAAGATCGGTGTTATGCCCTGGCCGGAGAAGAAGCTCTGCCCTTTTTAATCGGCCACCGGCATCATCCGGCTATTGAGCGCTTGTATTCACAAAAGGACCCAGAGGGCATTGCAAAAGAAATTTTTGCGGATACGGTCTTTAATTTCAGCCATATTGATGACCCTCCTGATTTTATGGCGGATGTGAGAAAACAGTTCGATGTAATCTGCGCTGAATGGAAAATATTGACCGGAAAAATCACAGAAAATCTGAATAAACTGGCGGAGCTCTTTGTCGGTAAGGATGGGGATAAGCTGCTTCCGGATGCGGCCTCCCTGGTTGGTAAATTTACATCCGGAAGTGTTGGCTTTCCTGCTGAAGAAGAAATTCGCACTTATTTTGATTCGTTGCTGCCACTTGATGATACCGAATGTATTGCTCACTCTGAATCCCATCCAATCAGGACTGCCCTCTTGGAGATACTCAAGTTTCTGGGAGAATTATCTTCAATCAATCTGCGCAGGGGCAAGAAAAGTGATAATCCTGCTAAGGATATTATTAAGAAAATTAAGGCCCCTCTATTCGGTTCTTTTTCGTCACTGACGGTTTTCTGTATGCAGGCAGGTTTTATACTCTCGGTGATGTCCCTTTTGGGGGATCTTCAGAAGATATACCTTGAAAAAAAACGGGCTGAAGGAGTCCTCACCTTCACTGATGTGGCCCGGCTTTCCAGGACCATACTCAGGGATCAGAGTGATATCAGAAAAAGTGAAAAGAAGTCTTTTGAAGCTATCATGATTGATGAGTTTCAGGATAATAACGAACTGCAAAAAGAACTGCTCTTCCTGCTAGCGGAAAACCCGGAACGGATGGATAAGAGTATACCCTCTGCCGGGGAACTTGTGCCGGATAAACTCTTTTTTGTGGGGGATGAAAAACAGTCTGTCTACCGTTTCCGGGGCGCCGATGTTTCGGTATTCAGGAAATTGAAGGATGAACTGGCCTCCGGAGATTTACCCCTTAAAATCAACTATCGATCGGCGCCGGAACTTATTGGGGCTTTTAACACTTTTTTTGGCGGAAGCGAATTTGATCCCAATGGTGAAAAGCCCTTGGGGGAATTTGCTTCAGTGTTTGCCCCGGCGGGCATTCCCGGTAACGATTCTGATCAGCTTGGTTTACCATTGCCCCTTTATGAAGCGGCTTACAGCCCTTTGAAGGCAGGAAGCCTAAATAAAGGGAAGTTCACCGTATGTATACTCAACACCGATGATGACATCTCTGATGAAATGCCTGCTGGTTCAGGCGGAACCGAGCAACTCATTCCTATTGAGAATGAGGCTCGTTTTACCGCCGAACGTATACAGGCGTTGTTGGCCGAAAAAAACGAAGCTGGTGAACCAAAGTACAGGCCCGATGATATTGCTGTTCTTTTCCGTGCCCATAGCCCGCAGCAATTGTTTGAGAAACATCTCAGGCTACTGAATATTCCCTATGCCAGTGAAGCTATCAATGGGTTTTTTTATGGCGGACCTGTTAATGATATTATGTCTGTACTCCGCCTCGTTGCTTATCCCTTGGACACGGAAGCCTATGCGGTGATGCTCCGTTCCCCCTTTGTGGGACTCACTCTGCAAGGCCTTGCTGTCTGTCTTGCGGTTTTTAGCCGGGCAGCGGATAAAGACGTAGAAGCTCTCCCTCCGCAGCCTTTCTCCGATGATGCCCTCTCCCGGCTTTCAGAAACAGAGCAGGCTAAATTTATCTGTGGCCGGGAACTGTACCGGCGTATCCGCGGAAAGGCGTCCCAGGAAACAGTAAGCGCCCTAGTCAGCGAGTTATGGTACACCGAAGGGTACCGGTATGAGACTGAATGGCATTCCCAGACGATTGTTTACCGTGAATTGTATGACTATCTGTTTCACCTTGCTGCTAAAACTGACGAGGACGGGCTGGGGCTTGCCGCTTTTACCGATTCAATACAAAACCTGCGGGATAGCGGCGGGAAGCTGGAGAAAATTGATATTCCTCTGGAACGTTCCGGCGCAGTGCGGTTGATGACCGTCCATAAAAGTAAAGGCCTTGAATTTCCCGTAGTATTTCTTTGCGGCTGCGGCAAGTGGAGTAAAAGGGGCGGCGATTCTGCTGATGTGTATGAAACCACTATTGGAGGTGTATCTTTTAATCCCCCCATGCCGTCGGATTGTTCAGGCATACCCGGTGTTAAGAGAAATTTTTTCTATGAGCATTCTTCCGCAGAAGAAAAGCGAAAAAAAACAGCGGAACTGCGGCGTCTCCTCTATGTTGCCATGACCAGGGCAGAGAAGGAATTATACGTCACGGGAAGTTTGAATCTTGGAGAATCCGAGGGTGATTTTTCACTTCTCCTGAAGGCTTTTGTTGATAAACAGCGGACGAAGATTAAGCCGGCTGAACGTATCGCCGGAGACCTCATCCTGGATAATGACACTTTCTTCGGTCTGTTTCTCCCTGCCCTGGGGGATCATATTTCAGCAGATGGATTGACTGCCCAGCCGTCTTTTTTTAACCTGGAACCTATTCCGGTATATACCGAAGATTATATTAATAGCCGGGAGCACCAGGGGACCCTGTTCTTCAATGACCGTAAAGGAATTGGCGCGTTTATAGAAAAGGCGGCGCCGTTTTATAATTCCGCAGAGATAATTACTACTTTAAAAATCGAGAACAAACACCGAACTCCCACATCTTTCCGGGAATTGAATAAGTCAGATGATGTATCACTTAGTTTTACTGTGGATAAAAACTATTCTGGTGAAAGCAGCGATGAAATATTCAGTAAAGTCGATGGTGTCCTCAAGCGATTTGCCCTGGAAGGGGATGGTAGAGAAACCGGCCCTGGAGCGGTTCCCCCCCGGGAGGCATCATTCACCCCCGCTGATTTCGGGACCATTGCCCACGCCTGTGTGGAAGCCCTGATGAACCATATAATACCGGAGATACCTTCCAGGCTTGCAGGTCCCCTTTCCCCCCAGGAAGCAGATACCCTTCTTGATGCGGGGGTGAAGCTTGCAAAACGATTCCTTTCATCATCCCTGGGAAAAGCTGCTGAAGGCGCGTCTTTACGGAAAAGCGAATACCGGTTCCGGAGCCTCTACGGAGAGACCGGGCATGCGCAGCATACCGGGCATGCAGAGCATGCCTTCATAAACGGGACCATTGACCTTCTGTTTGAGAATGGGGAAGCCGTTTATGTGGTGGACTTTAAAACCGACAGCCGGGAAGACCCTGCCGAACATGCCGCGCAGATGGCTTTTTATTATAAGGCAGCCATGGATCTTTTGGGTTTTCCCCATAAAAAGGATTGCCGGGTATTCCTCTTTTATCTCCGTACCGGACACGCGGTGGAAATGACCCAAGCGGCGAAGCAATTCAATCTGGAAAAAATATTTCACCTTTGATACAATGGATAAATGGAATTAACGCAAGAATTTATCGACGGCCTCACGGTCAACGAAGTGAACATCATGAAGGGTATCGCTGAAAAGCTGGGGGTTAACCTGGGGCAGGTTTCGGCGGTTGTGGGTCTTTTGGCTGAGGGGAGCACGGTCCCCTTTATCGCCCGGTACCGGAAAGAGCAGACCGGCACCCTGGATGAGGTCCAGGTCCGGGATGTGGACCATCTTTTTTCCAGTGGGAAGAACCTGGAAACCCGGCGACTGGAGATTGTCCGTGGGATTTTTGATCAGGGAAAGCTTACGGAGCCCCTCTATGAGAATATCACCAAG from Treponema primitia ZAS-2 includes:
- a CDS encoding UvrD-helicase domain-containing protein: MGDKRTIPELNAEQQAAAYCKENAVVAAGAGSGKTSVLASRFAYLLTEKGYRVDQILTLTFTKKAAAEMYQRIYSTLSFIATNDPGIKGERAREGIREFTHARIQTLDSYSVSIVKQASSRYGIRPDFTNDEDRCYALAGEEALPFLIGHRHHPAIERLYSQKDPEGIAKEIFADTVFNFSHIDDPPDFMADVRKQFDVICAEWKILTGKITENLNKLAELFVGKDGDKLLPDAASLVGKFTSGSVGFPAEEEIRTYFDSLLPLDDTECIAHSESHPIRTALLEILKFLGELSSINLRRGKKSDNPAKDIIKKIKAPLFGSFSSLTVFCMQAGFILSVMSLLGDLQKIYLEKKRAEGVLTFTDVARLSRTILRDQSDIRKSEKKSFEAIMIDEFQDNNELQKELLFLLAENPERMDKSIPSAGELVPDKLFFVGDEKQSVYRFRGADVSVFRKLKDELASGDLPLKINYRSAPELIGAFNTFFGGSEFDPNGEKPLGEFASVFAPAGIPGNDSDQLGLPLPLYEAAYSPLKAGSLNKGKFTVCILNTDDDISDEMPAGSGGTEQLIPIENEARFTAERIQALLAEKNEAGEPKYRPDDIAVLFRAHSPQQLFEKHLRLLNIPYASEAINGFFYGGPVNDIMSVLRLVAYPLDTEAYAVMLRSPFVGLTLQGLAVCLAVFSRAADKDVEALPPQPFSDDALSRLSETEQAKFICGRELYRRIRGKASQETVSALVSELWYTEGYRYETEWHSQTIVYRELYDYLFHLAAKTDEDGLGLAAFTDSIQNLRDSGGKLEKIDIPLERSGAVRLMTVHKSKGLEFPVVFLCGCGKWSKRGGDSADVYETTIGGVSFNPPMPSDCSGIPGVKRNFFYEHSSAEEKRKKTAELRRLLYVAMTRAEKELYVTGSLNLGESEGDFSLLLKAFVDKQRTKIKPAERIAGDLILDNDTFFGLFLPALGDHISADGLTAQPSFFNLEPIPVYTEDYINSREHQGTLFFNDRKGIGAFIEKAAPFYNSAEIITTLKIENKHRTPTSFRELNKSDDVSLSFTVDKNYSGESSDEIFSKVDGVLKRFALEGDGRETGPGAVPPREASFTPADFGTIAHACVEALMNHIIPEIPSRLAGPLSPQEADTLLDAGVKLAKRFLSSSLGKAAEGASLRKSEYRFRSLYGETGHAQHTGHAEHAFINGTIDLLFENGEAVYVVDFKTDSREDPAEHAAQMAFYYKAAMDLLGFPHKKDCRVFLFYLRTGHAVEMTQAAKQFNLEKIFHL